In Acidobacteriota bacterium, the genomic window ATACACTTGCACCAACTCGTAAGGAAGCATCCCTGCCCGCCTCATCAGATCGGGGTCGAGAGTGAGGCTTCCCTCGTAATTGATATCCGCCCCGGTCACCCGGGCACGATGTATCTTCGCCTTAAGCACCTTGATGAACATTATCCTACACCTCGATCATTATGTTATCGATAAGCCTTGTCTTGCCGATAAATACAGCAAGGGCAATAAATACCTTCCCTTTAAGCTCGGGAAGGGGCTTTAGATTCCTTTCATCAACTACCTCAATATAGTCTATCCGAGCAAGCGGTTCCTTCTTGATAAGCTTCTTCATCTCGTCCTTTATTCTACCACTATTCCTCTCTCCCTCCCTAATCATTTGTTCAGCCACCTTCAACGCTCGATAAAGTACCGTGGCGCTCTTCCGCTCCTCCTGGGAGAGGTAGCTGTTCCTCGAGCTCATCGCAAGGCCATCTTCCTCCCGCACGATGGGAAGAACGACGATCTCGACATCGAGGTTGAGGTCGGCAACCATCCGCTTGATGATTATCACCTGTTGGGCATCCTTCTGCCCAAAGAAGGCCAAATGGGGCTTTACGATGTTGAACAGCTTGAGCACCACAGTGCAAACACCGGCAAAATGGCCCGGCCTACTCTTCCCGCAGAGAACATCGGAAAGGCCTTCAACCTCGACCCGGGTAGAGAAACCATCAGGATACATCTCAGAGGAAGAAGGGCAGAAAAGGTAATCGACCCCCTCTTTCTCAGCCAACGAGGCGTCTCG contains:
- a CDS encoding pantoate--beta-alanine ligase, coding for MRIVKAIEEMKRLSERARSQGKRVGFVPTMGYFHEGHLSLIREARRRSDIVVVSVFVNPIQFGPGEDFDRYPRDLERDASLAEKEGVDYLFCPSSSEMYPDGFSTRVEVEGLSDVLCGKSRPGHFAGVCTVVLKLFNIVKPHLAFFGQKDAQQVIIIKRMVADLNLDVEIVVLPIVREEDGLAMSSRNSYLSQEERKSATVLYRALKVAEQMIREGERNSGRIKDEMKKLIKKEPLARIDYIEVVDERNLKPLPELKGKVFIALAVFIGKTRLIDNIMIEV